AATTCACCATTGTACCTGCACAACATTGGACGAAGCGAACCATTCGCGATACCAATACATCTCATTGGGGCGGCTGGCTGATTGATAATGCCGCATTTGCAAAACAGGCAAATACGGAAAAGCAAGTGATTTATTTTGTGGGGGACACCGGCTATTTTCGCGGTTTTAAAGAAATAGGCAAGCGTTTTTCCATTGATTATGCGTTAGTGCCGATCGGTGCTTATGAGCCGGAATGGTTTATGGCACCCCAACATGTCAATCCCGAGCAGGCCGTTCAAGCATTTCTCGATACACAAGCGAAATATTTTATCCCGATGCATTACGGGACGTTTCGTTTGGCAGATGATACTCCGATTGAGGCGCTTGAGCGGCTGGATAGGGAATGGAGACGGTTAGGTCTAGGTATCGATCGTTTAAAAAAATTGAAATTGGGTGAGACAATTACTTGTTAGCTGTTTGATCTTTAAAAATTCGAATTATTCTTCCAACATGAAAATAATTTGAAGCTCCCCTTTATCGCCAAGGCTGATTGGTACGCTAATCGCTTTGTCAAATCCGTAAAGCTTTGTCTGTCCGACAAGCACCGTGGGTGGAGTAATATCGACTCGAAGGCCTTTTTGCGAGACATTTGTAGCCATATTTCCGGCAATCATGTTGCCGAGTTCACCTGCAAAAGATTCAAGCATTTCGCCTTCGAGAGCCATCCCGAACATGACTTCGCCAATACTGCCAATCGCCTTCATTTTACCTTCCAACACCATCCGACCGCGTACATC
Above is a window of Fodinisporobacter ferrooxydans DNA encoding:
- a CDS encoding chemotaxis protein CheX; the protein is MSSSHITAVLNGAIESLSTIIPIPVSSGNPIVLSAPILQPEMGVLIGITGDVRGRMVLEGKMKAIGSIGEVMFGMALEGEMLESFAGELGNMIAGNMATNVSQKGLRVDITPPTVLVGQTKLYGFDKAISVPISLGDKGELQIIFMLEE